Below is a genomic region from Medicago truncatula cultivar Jemalong A17 chromosome 3, MtrunA17r5.0-ANR, whole genome shotgun sequence.
TATTGATACAGCACACCCCTAAGGCTGAGATATTGTCCTTTGTACTCGCTCTTAATGGCATCCACGTTTTAGTTCAACCGTACCTCCTCCATTTTAAAAACTTCACATGCACAATTTTGTAATGTTAAATCAGTTCTTAAGTTCATTCGaagtaaaaatttattaaaagtaGGTGTTTTTCAAACAAGCGTACAAAGGTACATGTGACTTGtcttcataaaattaaattgtatatATGCTGTCATTATCAACAACGAAAAACTAATTTTCATGAATAAACGTCTACCCAATAATATTAATATGGTTATTGTTACAGGCTTACAGGTAGATTTAAATATTGATAAGCAACAAAATATCATGATCTTTCATGTAGGTGCCATAAATAGTCATTACCTACTTCCTTCCATTGAACACATTATAAATTTGATATGATGCTCACTAGACACGTaaacatatttatttgatcCAATCGTTGAGTTTGTTATTTCAGTTCTAATTTAATCGAAgatttttctaaacacattTGTTGCTATACTATCTGATCCTTTGGTTCACTGCATTTGTGGCCTCCAAGAATATTGATCACTAGGCTTCACTAAGCTTCGGAGTTCATTGTTTAAACCTTGTGGATATGGCTTTGTTGGTAAGAAAATTTTCTTGGTAAAACACTAAACGTAGATAAgacttgcattttttttttaatcccacACTAAACATAGATAAgacttaaagaaaaaaaaaattcctcgGGTctcattttaagaaaaaaaatcatttttttaattaattaaataattttaaaaataccaTATACaagttattcaataaatttataaaacttttgtttatttttataattaaggaTCAGATGGAGTATAATGATTTGTCTAAATCGTTTTTTGGTATTTGTAGAAAactccaaaaactaaaaaaaaaaacacgattGTACTTtccataaacaaataaaacaatgtcATGTGAAAATTTTGAGAACATGTAGACTTTGCTCAACACCCCATGGTTGTTTGTTGTACATTGTACTCCAAATTAAATACTTAAACTCTGCaggtgtgtgttcacatgggaaaggaGAATCTTTTCCTACCATGGATCACTTAGATGTTCATCATTTGATCAAAAGAAGACCACGATATTAATATGTTCCCTCAACACTATATTTTTTCACAATATCTTCTTCAACCATTCTACCTCCTCTCTCTCACCCAACACTTGCAGCAACtcacccaccaccaccaccaacctcACTATCACCATAACATTTACCAATGGCTTCTAATttaaacccaaaaaataaatataaacattaatCATCATCAAGCTCAAATATCCAAATCAGAAAACCTATAACAATTTCATTTCACTCAAAGATCCAAATGTTGCTCTAGATCTAACAAGTTGAAATGCTttttcgtcaaaaaaaaaaaaaaaacaagttgatagaaaattgattttgcaaatttcttaaaataaaattattcatcAACACTCACTTTTGATACCAGTGCCATTCACGTTCAGGAAATTTCCCGTCAATATCATGATGTTTACCATAATTTGAAATCAATTAATATATGGGGTTTTTTTTAcggtaattaattaatgaaattagTATGGGGTTGTTAATTAATCCCATGAAATTTTCGGTCAATATCATGCcaacatttcaataaataaacattaattatttttttgattaatattatgGGTTATATAGATTTTCTATTTATCTTTAATTGATTTTCTGGGCTACGTTACTCTCTGATAGAGTGGGGTTGGTGGTAGTAGACTGAAGGTGAGTTGCTGGTAAAAACATGAAGAAGAGATAGTGATTGGGGAAGATATTGTGAAAAATATAGTGTTCAAGGAACATGATAATATTGTGGTCTCATTTTGATCAAATGGTAAAAATTAAGTgttccatggtgggaaaggattaacctttcccatgtgaaatgtcACCTAAACTACATCTTATAACGACGAACTAAAACTTTATAGTTTTGATTGAAATGTCTCTCCATTTTCATTTATCACAGTGAAGAATGTGAAGTgttaaaatcacattttttttaatattcaattttttatttagcgAAATCGAAGTGAATTCTAAACTTTAAAAACGAATCTCTCATATAGTGGTGAGATCCATATGGATTATATCCAATAAATGAATGAGCGTtagaaaatgttttaaaaaattatttgtagcattttttgttgagaaatataaaacatttttcaaaatgtttcaCACAGCCTCAACAAAATGATGAATCAATAAAAGAAAGTTAAATATTCAGCATAGAGTACATAAATAAACAGAGGAGGAAGAATACATTCTTTACAATTATAATAACATATGAAGGAAGTTTTACCTTATACCCCTACATCAGCATAGAGTACATAAATAAACAGAGGACGAAGATATAGATGTAGGGGTATAGGGTAAAATTTCCATGTATGaataagtttaatttatttCCTTGTGTTTGATTTCAAAAGAATTTAATGATTGACTGATGGGCCAAAGTCATTTAGGTTCGGTGATTATCGGCTGCAACATAAAGACTTCATCAGAAATTTGTTGAAATGTGTTGGTTTTTAAAGGCATGAAGTAATAATATTATTCCGTCTCATAATATAAGTAAAAgatattcattttctttattccaaaatataagcaaaaaaaataaatttttattctatttaattttgtttttaaaaaaaaatctcttttttaagaatttttttttgtttattctcataaaattaaatacaaattacattcaattttctttctctctttcattttttccataaccaataggcaatgaaaattattttttcatctttctatgaaacttttttcaaagaaaacacaaaaaactatactccaaattcttatgtttaattttcttaatgagtgtgatttttttatttttttttgcttataatttgagacggagggagtatgttggAAGAAAAAAGATAGCTGATTTAATTAAGAGGGTGTAAGGCTATCGGATGAGAGATTAAATATGCTTAGGTGATGTACATTAAATCATACATctcttttgcaaaataaagagAGCCttgttttctaaaaataatatatagatCAAGGTGGTTGTGGGTAGCagaatttaattcaaaattattcTACTAGCTAGTATTAAAGCTAGAAGCCTAGAAGGAGAtgtaatcaaatttcaatcttGCTAGAGTGAGACCTAGAGATGTCGGTGAAGGAAGTTGTGGTTCATAGGAATTTCATAAGAAACTCTTTTATGCatcatttttcataagctcataATTACTATTATGGAACATTATTAGAAGGGGTACTCTTTATACTACTCTTTCCTACATTTCTAGTAGTTTCAAAATATGAAATTCCACAAAGATTGTAGCCAATGTTTGGGGAAGCCATAAAAACCACAATAGACGCTTTCAACTTttacgaaaaaaaataaaaaaaaattgattgagaataaatgttatgaattaatttttttctcatttattaTCATATTTGAAGTTAGGACCTCTAACTCTTTGTCTCTTATTTCAAACTAAATGAACTACTAACCCTCCTCCGGTGGTAACAAATCATCATTTAAATTTAAGAGATCCGAAATTCGAGTCATGTTTGtagttttaaaaagagataaatgtaaatatatttacaaatattCTTTGAGCCATAAGATCTTCACTACCTTAATTGGACTAGAGCACCATCCCTTCGTCCTAATTTATTCTACATAAAAAACTAAGAAACTCGGAGTAAATGTTTAGATTGGTAgtgattttgacaaaatgaCAGTTACACATAATTTTATTAGATCATACTATCTATTTAGTTTGAACACTTAATAGTCATAATAGACTGACTTTCCATCaaattaatctctaaattatcaTCATATCTCCTACTTTTAAATTCGAATATTTTATAGATGATAAATGTTATTAGTTGGTTGTTAcattaatatttactttttgtatAAGTTTAAAATCAAGACTTCCaactcttaatttttattttatatcactTAAACTCCTTCCCTCCAATTACTATTATAAGCAACTTTTTAAGCTCATTCAATAAACAATACTCTCtctgtccttaattataagacctttttgagaatttttttgtcgctttttataagatccctttgttatttccaattacattaattatttctttacatacatgcccctatttattatacatctttttcttcaatcagcaataagtaacatatggaaaacataaactaactccctctcttaaggataaaattgtaaaaacaatgtgattacaaacaactttaatacaaatatccgctttcttaattcccataattttagcaaaaaagtcttataattagggacggagggagtatattttatctatattattatccaaatatatcatttactaaatgaatctaaaaaattgattttatttataatagtgatcgaaGAGAGTATTAAACTTCCTTTAAATCGGAAGAGTTAATTTGATGAATTAATAAAAACGAGCATGCAACAAATTGAAGAGAGTAATAATGGTACATTCAGCATTAAATGTAGTATCTGATTGTACGTTGTAAAGCTGTAGTATCTTATAAATATGCATGTCAGCtgttatttactatttttaaatAGAATTCGCAGTTCATCTCCAGGCAGCGACAGAGACTTGACAAAATCGGGATGATTCAAGATTAAAAACTTTAACTCATCAAGTCCCAGACAGAGAGAGCAATGGAATTTTCGATTTTCCTTTACTAGCtaaaagaaagataataatatcaCATATGGCAATGGCATGCACCGTTTCCTCACTTTATGCGGCAGAAATCATTGTTGCTATATCTAGCCAAAGTTTTTCCCCAAATTTATCATGAAACCTTACGTGTCTTTTTCTTAAAGGAAGTCAAAATTTTAACTCTAGAGTTGATGGAAAAGACGTAGTGGTACgaattttagaaaattgttaTTGACACATATGATAAGATTGAGAAACACCGATAAAAAACGTAAATGCTTCTGTGGCAGTTAACTgtcaaagaattaaaaatacggctgcagttaactgctgagaaAAACTTCTCATTGGaacgaaaaaaataatagaatattCAAGATTACTCATCTTAATATGATAGATCTTGCAGGAAGGTTAACTATAATTTATTgtggtggctgaaagctaacAATGCCAACTTTGTTTATGGCACGAGTAGATGGTGGTCGGACACATTACTTTATTTGAGTATCGACTAACTTGTTTTTGTAATTATTCAGTGACTGCTTGTTATTAGGGGTGGCCTCTTTAGTACACCTTGTGTTATAGAGAAGTCACCGCCGTTGTTAATATATTGCATTTTTgattcttcaaaaaagaaaaacattattcaaaactaattttaaaaatgtaccGCGGTAGTcacaattaaaattttcaaattaaatatattaattgaatttattattttgttatttcaatttatgttaCAATTATACATTATTCAaaacttttctttcaaaaaaaagacatcattaaaaaaaacttataaaaatgtATCGTGGCAGTTACAATTAGacttttcaaattaaatatattaattgagtttattattttgttatttcaatttattgttACAATTAAACATGTAATTAATGTTCAATTTTTGCGGCAGTCAGAAGTCCGCCTCGGTAATTAACTGTCGaagtttcctcggcagttaactgcagtcggttttaaattttttgacaattaactgccgaagaaGCATTTCCGTCTTTTACTGATGTTTTTCAATCTTCTCATATGTGTCAACAGcattttccatttatttatgcaccaaattgaaaaccaaattttttttattatgaatttgtGTGCAAATTGAGGATGTGTAAGTGTATAGCTGCACATATTCGTCATACTATAAATTAATTTGACAGTAACCCCTCTTTTTCACCTAGGTATCTACGCTCAAATACTTATAAGCATAATCGTCGTCAATGTTCGTTTTAACTATAACAGAAGTTTTCGTTGAAAAGTCTTGGTAGTAATTTTTATAAGTatacataaatttaaaataagagtgatgatacatgtaccatcccatgtggcaatacacctACACAAAATTCTGATACGTGGTAACCTGGATCCcacataaataaaagataaagtatggttgtgagatgaacttaccaaaatatccctaatacatGGGATGTACAATGAGGTATAGGAATAAATGATGTTCatataacattttccttaaaataatGAGTATAAATCAAATGACCCGCCGTGCCCTACGGTGGAGGTTTATGTTTGCTTAAACAATTGCCTCAAGATAAACGTTTGGTTAAATCAATACTAGTACTATAAATTTGCTGATATATTATTTGAGAGGTTATAAAATTGAATGTTGACAAAAAAATGTTAGAATTAAATACTACTATGAAAAAACAGACAAAATAGTTCGTGCAGTCAGAAGTTAGATGAAGGCATTTCTTGCAAGCAATAAATGAGTGAAAAAATTCAGCTGAAAAGGGAGGGAAGAAAGAGTGAGCATTTGCAAGAAGTAGCTAGACTTATTCTTCAATGTGTACCTTAATGATTTATTTCTTCATATTATTGGGAGTTGTTTCTTACACAACTAAGGCTAGTTTGGCAACAATAGAGCTTCCACCAAATGTTTCATTTCCAGCAGTATTTGTGTTTGGAGATTCAATCATGGATACgggcaacaacaataataacatgaAAACATATGCTAGGTGCAATTTTCTTCCATATGGTAAAGATTTCAATGGAGGCATCCCTACTGGTCGGTTTTGCAATGGAAAAGTTCCATCAGACTATATAGgtacatattatattatcttcAGATAGCATATACTAGCCATATGTCTTAATTACGAATATATTCCTTCGTGTATAACCAGGTTCTTTTACATCTTCAACACATAGACATCTTAAATGGTTGCGACCGCAATTGCGATCATTCTAAAATTATGATTCGTATTACATTAATACATTTTCACATGGACAATCTAAGAGCGGTGAGTGaaatctaaaacaaatttaAGTTTATGAGTTTTAAGttttctatttaatttatttttaatctaataGGCACCAAccatactatatatatatatatatatatatatatatatatatatatatttaatacttAGAACATCTTCAATGATGTAACTCGTCATGACTCATGACAACTAGTTTAAATAAATTCTAGCGTCACATCGTTTTAAAGTAccccctccgtcccttaataagtgatctagttgacccaattacgcataccaatgcgtaattttgagtttaaatatcttgaataatatattggaaaaaattatgaaaatttgatattttgaaaatacttatCGATAAGAATctaacaacatcttatatgatattatttatctttgtatattagtagaaaaatatgatcaaaataagttaggtcaaaattgcacattttcaaataggtcatttattgcgggacggaaggagtaactcatttattttttgttataataataCAACCCCTAAATAATGGATCCACAAAATTCCCTCTGAAAGCCacttttttattgcttttacATGCTCATGctcttaaaaatcaaaagactaTAATGACTTGTAGGGCAGGTAAAACCCTACATGATTGGTTCATTTCGATTATATAATGTCAACATAGAAAACCAATCATCATATCGAAGAGTGGATCCTAATATAAATagaattatattatatactccctttggtattatttataaaagatatttgggtcaacaaaaattgatgtatttaatcCAAATTCTTAATTAGATACATCATATTTTGTTGACCttaatatttcttataaatagaatcggaagaaatattttgataaacaaTATATGATAATTGGATTAATCCCAATTAGAACTATTCTATATACACGAAGACTGAGAACTAAAGGATACAATTTTGCCCAATATAAGCCTAATTAGAATATTAGTTATatagttttagaaaaatatatcataCTAACAAGTGTCCGTAGGAAAAAAGAACACttgttaaaaaagttaaaaatagttggtttatattgaaaattacaacttttaattttaaaaatttaaattcataacTTTTCACcacttattattaatataatgtttccatttttgttttcttaatcaATATTTAAAGACACTTTTAAcacttttcaaaatatattagttaTATAGTCAATCCATATGGTTGAAACCGTAAGATATATCTTTCATGAACTCTCACTTAGGTAGTCAATCCATATGCTTGAAACTAAATGGAtatatctttgatttttttcaagGAATGGATATATCTTTGATGAAATCACTTAGATGTCAAAGACCATAATTACAGTCAGTCACGAAAAAAAATTTAGTTCGAGGATAATAGGATATGATTGATAATAATTCTTGGTAAAATCCttaagaaaaaagttttttttgttgtaattttttttttctgcacaATCATTCACACAATCAGTGTTTAGATGTTTGTTGGATAAAGATCGAACAGTCCAATTTTAATCTCagcatttcataattttttaaatcaaaatctaCAATAAATTTTAAACCGTTCCATTTCGATCATGCATCGAATGCGTGGAAACAAAGACGGCAGGGACTAGGAAATCTGAATTCAAAAGGAATCAAAATTTACTTCCTTTTCTATTGGTGTGATATATCAGTTGAAGCATTGGGCATTAAGGAATTTCTGCCGGCGTATTTGGATCCAAATATCCAACCTAGCGATCTCGTCACGGGTGTTTGCTTTGCATCCGGTGGTTCTGGGTATGATCCACTCACATCCAAAAGTGCGGTAAGCATGCATCCTGCATACCTTccgatcttatttataaaagacacgttgatcaacaaaaattaatgaatctagtttaaaatttaatctAGATACATTAATCTAAATGTTTATTATAAATAGGATCGAAAAtagtattttgattttcattaattaatttatcttctaactatattaatttttttttttttcatttttcttattccTTTCTAACTTGGTCACTGTATCATATTATTAACCAGTCAGCTATATCGTTGTCCGGTCAAATAATTTTGTTCAAAGAATACATAGGAAAGCTAAAAGGAATTGTTGGAGAGGGTAGAAAAAATTTCATCCTAGCCAACAGTGTTTTCCTTGTGGTTCAAGGAAGTAACGACATTtccaatacatattttttgagtCATCTCAGAGAACTACAATATGATGTTCCTTCTTACACTGACCTCATGCTCGCCTCTGCTTCCAATTTCTTAAAGGTATACTCCTAATAACATTGTTTCAATGAAGTGATTGAAAATCCTAAAGAATTTAAAAGTTCAGCAATGCAAATgctttatttgaatttttttcatttatactttttttttatttgaatagaGTAATTGCTTATTTAAGGATGggtgataaattttaaaaacttcaTAGGTTTTGGGGTAAgaatatagggttaaatatgtttttaatcccta
It encodes:
- the LOC11439909 gene encoding GDSL esterase/lipase EXL3, whose amino-acid sequence is MCTLMIYFFILLGVVSYTTKASLATIELPPNVSFPAVFVFGDSIMDTGNNNNNMKTYARCNFLPYGKDFNGGIPTGRFCNGKVPSDYIVEALGIKEFLPAYLDPNIQPSDLVTGVCFASGGSGYDPLTSKSASAISLSGQIILFKEYIGKLKGIVGEGRKNFILANSVFLVVQGSNDISNTYFLSHLRELQYDVPSYTDLMLASASNFLKEIYQLGARRIGVLSIPPIGCVPFQRTVVGGIERKCAEKINDACKLFNTKLSKELSSLNRNLPNTRMVYLDVYYPLLDIILNYQNYGYKVVDKGCCGTGAVEVAVLCNQFATQCEDVRDYVFWDSFHPSESVYSKLLNPLLRKYIHQFF